Within the Desulfobacterales bacterium genome, the region TCTGTGCAATCCGATGTCGACGAGCCGGCCGGATCAAAACACTGATCTGGTCGGCTCTCATTTTAGGTTGAGCCCGTTTGTCCGGTTGGGCCCGTTGAGTCCGCCCCCGGCGGATTAGGCCCGTTAACAAGGGATATCTATCTTACTTTGATTGCCGGCTAACGGGACAACGGGCAAACGGGCTTAACCGATGACGGAGGACGTCTGGCTTGAAAAAAAAGGGATGGTGGTCACCAGCCGGTTTGGTACTTTTTCTGACATGGCTTTTCTTCGGATTGTACTATATGAACCGGTTCAATTTCTCCCCCATGATTCCCCTCCTGAAAGCGGATCTCAATATATCAAATGCCCAAGCCGGCTGGTTAATGGCGCTATTTTTTATCACCTATACCATTTTTCAACTGCCGGCAGGCTATCTGGCTGATCGTTTCGGTCCACGCAAAATTATATCAGGTGGTGCGCTGATCTCGATCATCGGCAACCTGATTTTCAGCCAAGGGTCGACTTTCCTGGTCCTTTCCATAGGGCAGTGTGTCAACGGCTTTGGTCAGGCTATGGGTTGGACGTCGGCTCTTAAATTGATTGTCAGCTGGTTCCCACGGTCAAAACGCGGCACCGCCATCGGGTTATTTGCCACCTGTGTTACTGGAGGCAGCAGTGCCGGCATTCGGCTTTCCGGATACCTGGGTGATCATTTCGGCTGGCAGAGCGCTTTTATCGTGCCACCGGCATTGATGGCCGCGGCTCTTCTGGTCTTTTGGATATTCGTCAGAGACCATCCCGCTGAAAAAGGGTTAGCTGGTTTTGATGACGAGATTGAGCTCGAGCAAAGGATTGATAATGACCCCAGGTCGCGCTTGATGGTGGTTTTAAGCAATCGTATGCTCTGGGTGATTGCTCTGGTTTATTTTTGTTTTGTCTATGTGCAGTTCGGCTGCCTGGTCTGGATTCCGGCTTTTTTGCAGGAAAGCTACGCCATGACGGTTGACCGCGCGAGCACAATTGCCGCTCTGGTTCTGCTACCAGGCGTTTTTGCTTCGCC harbors:
- a CDS encoding MFS transporter; translated protein: MKKKGWWSPAGLVLFLTWLFFGLYYMNRFNFSPMIPLLKADLNISNAQAGWLMALFFITYTIFQLPAGYLADRFGPRKIISGGALISIIGNLIFSQGSTFLVLSIGQCVNGFGQAMGWTSALKLIVSWFPRSKRGTAIGLFATCVTGGSSAGIRLSGYLGDHFGWQSAFIVPPALMAAALLVFWIFVRDHPAEKGLAGFDDEIELEQRIDNDPRSRLMVVLSNRMLWVIALVYFCFVYVQFGCLVWIPAFLQESYAMTVDRASTIAALVLLPGVFASPLAGFLSDHYFGGRRKPLLLLGMALLTGATFLLSLGVSLILATSLLAVVGLMIIMPDILLAAFPSDILSRKLAATGMGFLTTFTSMAGIITTPLSGKIVDVFQSYGAVFLSFAIAALAGTILTLFIREKKFHPNT